A portion of the Ferrimonas lipolytica genome contains these proteins:
- a CDS encoding Lrp/AsnC family transcriptional regulator: MVDLDQYDQAIIAALRQDARQSTSALARQVNLSRSAVADRLKKLEQSGIIQGYRVLLRSSAATDVSAYFEIQHNQKSCQLLAQRLRLFPELHSCHGISGQIDLLILVRAPSMQRLHQLREEIESWEEINKITTHVVMNEWF, encoded by the coding sequence ATGGTCGATTTAGATCAATACGATCAAGCCATCATTGCCGCACTGCGTCAGGATGCTCGGCAAAGCACTTCTGCACTCGCTCGACAGGTAAATCTATCTCGCAGTGCTGTTGCGGATCGGCTTAAAAAGCTCGAGCAAAGCGGCATAATTCAGGGGTATCGGGTGCTATTGCGTTCCAGTGCGGCCACTGATGTCAGTGCCTACTTTGAGATCCAACACAATCAGAAAAGCTGCCAATTACTGGCGCAACGGCTGCGCCTATTTCCCGAATTGCACAGTTGTCATGGGATAAGTGGTCAGATCGATCTACTGATATTGGTTAGAGCACCGTCGATGCAGCGGTTACATCAATTGCGTGAAGAGATAGAGAGTTGGGAAGAGATCAACAAAATCACTACCCACGTAGTGATGAATGAATGGTTTTAG
- the yjeH gene encoding L-methionine/branched-chain amino acid transporter: protein MTQLNPTITRWQGVGLLSTALLGTSVFILPQLTVKLAADGAVFAWALLLLAMLPVALVFAKLGQLYPDAGGPSWYVRQAFGERAGAAIGLLFLAVAPIGLPAAMMMTMAFADLLVPLGEEAKLLFELGLMAMMLALNYRGLQLSGQLQFGLTIVILAVFAAMILGNVEQIRAPQLDQLSAAPVLTAAGVALWAFLGVEAFSHLSAEFKDPQRDFMPAMMWGTILVGLVYMAGTALVLDAEQEGVAIATLFDQLFGGGGAVVIGGLGVLAGIATMNTYFNSMARLTWSLAKQGYLPQQFVQLNSAQVPARALVMLALLQGASLLLSYWLQWDFEHLLAPSNGIFVLVYLLSMLAGWRLLGRRYKVVTAMASVLILLLGYSVGTHMFYAIGALLIAMLLLWLKPKSENACA, encoded by the coding sequence ATGACTCAGTTAAATCCCACCATAACGCGTTGGCAGGGGGTAGGGTTACTTTCTACCGCGCTGCTGGGAACCAGCGTATTTATCCTACCGCAATTAACCGTTAAATTGGCGGCCGATGGAGCCGTGTTTGCTTGGGCATTGTTGCTACTGGCGATGCTGCCTGTCGCATTGGTGTTTGCTAAGTTGGGTCAGCTTTACCCAGATGCTGGCGGTCCGTCATGGTATGTCCGACAGGCATTTGGTGAGCGGGCAGGGGCAGCGATCGGTTTGTTATTTTTGGCGGTTGCTCCGATTGGTTTGCCTGCAGCGATGATGATGACCATGGCATTTGCCGATCTCTTGGTGCCCCTTGGTGAGGAGGCAAAGCTTCTATTCGAGTTGGGTTTGATGGCGATGATGTTGGCGCTGAACTACCGTGGCTTACAGCTATCTGGTCAGCTCCAGTTTGGCTTAACCATTGTTATTTTAGCGGTTTTTGCCGCGATGATATTGGGAAACGTTGAGCAGATTAGGGCTCCTCAGTTGGATCAACTCAGCGCTGCGCCGGTGCTAACTGCAGCTGGCGTTGCCCTGTGGGCATTTCTGGGCGTCGAAGCTTTTAGCCACCTCTCCGCGGAGTTTAAGGATCCGCAGCGGGATTTTATGCCTGCGATGATGTGGGGCACGATACTGGTTGGTTTGGTTTATATGGCTGGTACCGCGCTGGTATTGGATGCGGAGCAGGAGGGGGTAGCGATAGCTACACTGTTTGATCAGTTATTCGGCGGCGGCGGAGCGGTTGTTATCGGTGGCCTTGGTGTATTGGCAGGCATCGCCACTATGAATACCTATTTTAACTCGATGGCGCGATTAACCTGGAGCTTAGCTAAGCAAGGTTATTTGCCGCAGCAGTTTGTGCAACTAAACAGCGCTCAGGTGCCGGCGCGAGCGCTGGTGATGTTGGCACTATTGCAGGGTGCATCATTGCTGCTTTCGTATTGGTTGCAGTGGGATTTTGAGCATCTGCTAGCGCCATCCAATGGGATTTTTGTGTTGGTGTATCTGTTATCGATGTTGGCAGGATGGCGTTTGCTTGGGCGCCGCTATAAAGTCGTGACGGCAATGGCGTCAGTATTGATTTTGCTACTGGGCTACAGCGTTGGTACCCATATGTTCTATGCCATCGGCGCGTTACTCATTGCAATGCTGTTGCTGTGGTTAAAACCAAAATCAGAAAATGCCTGCGCTTAG
- the rsuA gene encoding 16S rRNA pseudouridine(516) synthase RsuA, giving the protein MRIDKYLADNTELTRSLAKRELKSGAITCDGEVVKNPGFQVSEDSDVCWHHETVGAINTRYLMLNKPVNTICSNIDEVHPSVLGLIDLPLTERLRIAGRLDADTTGLVLLSEDGQWCHRITSPNYHCPKRYRVVLAEPLCAEAEAQFEAGVELHNDGLTRPATLTRISEVEVLLTISEGKYHQVKRMFAAVNNRVVGLHREQVGAIELDQELKPGEWRHLTHAEVVAFLS; this is encoded by the coding sequence ATGCGAATAGATAAATACCTTGCCGACAACACCGAACTCACCCGCAGCCTAGCTAAACGTGAGCTAAAAAGTGGCGCTATCACCTGTGATGGTGAGGTGGTCAAGAACCCAGGTTTCCAAGTATCTGAAGATAGCGATGTATGCTGGCATCACGAGACTGTGGGCGCTATTAATACTCGTTACCTGATGCTTAATAAGCCGGTAAATACCATCTGCTCCAATATCGATGAGGTACACCCATCGGTACTCGGATTGATTGATCTACCATTGACCGAACGGTTGCGTATTGCCGGGCGCTTAGATGCCGATACCACTGGGTTAGTGTTGCTTTCCGAAGATGGGCAGTGGTGCCATCGGATCACCTCACCAAACTATCACTGCCCCAAACGTTATCGTGTTGTTCTGGCTGAGCCGCTGTGCGCGGAGGCTGAGGCGCAGTTCGAGGCGGGTGTTGAGCTACATAATGATGGCTTAACTCGACCAGCGACCTTAACTCGAATCTCTGAGGTTGAGGTGCTACTGACGATCAGCGAGGGCAAATATCATCAAGTGAAGCGTATGTTTGCTGCGGTGAATAACCGAGTTGTTGGCTTGCATCGTGAACAGGTTGGGGCGATTGAGCTCGACCAAGAGCTTAAACCGGGCGAGTGGCGCCACCTTACTCACGCCGAAGTTGTGGCATTTTTGAGTTAA
- a CDS encoding YbjN domain-containing protein, with amino-acid sequence MKRWHWLLPCTLACGAVAQADTLIDASEPDTLVTLLQTHGEAVMDRDAVGDPLIIGQFQGAYYTISFYGCIRGHSCQDLMFNAAWENNGIELATINQWNSNNRYGKAFFDDVGDPTIEMAVNLNWGVSRDNFMDTVEWWFASMQKFSQEIGY; translated from the coding sequence ATGAAACGATGGCACTGGTTGTTACCCTGCACGTTAGCTTGCGGTGCCGTTGCGCAAGCGGATACGCTAATTGATGCCAGCGAGCCGGATACGTTAGTCACGCTATTACAAACCCATGGCGAGGCGGTGATGGATCGTGATGCTGTGGGTGATCCGCTGATAATAGGCCAGTTTCAAGGGGCCTATTACACCATTAGTTTCTATGGCTGTATTCGTGGCCATTCTTGCCAAGATCTTATGTTTAATGCCGCGTGGGAAAACAACGGCATTGAACTGGCGACGATAAATCAGTGGAACAGCAATAACCGTTACGGCAAAGCCTTTTTTGATGACGTTGGCGATCCCACCATCGAGATGGCGGTTAACCTCAATTGGGGGGTGAGCCGCGATAACTTTATGGACACGGTGGAGTGGTGGTTTGCTTCGATGCAAAAATTCTCACAAGAGATCGGTTATTAG
- a CDS encoding NRDE family protein, giving the protein MCICAWNWQPDSQEPLLLIANRDEFYQRPATAAHFWPESPSLFAGQDLQAGGSWMGASLNGKIALVTNYRSMPMAAARRSRGDLIRDYLGTDSSAHQFVHQLRPQDYQGYNLLLLDDNGLHYHSNRGQTTVTTLEPGLYGLSNHLLDTPWPKVERLKRGLSENLAVGSDKALLALLRDPTQATAAALPSTGVPASMEQLLSSIFIHSDQYGTRNSSVLRLNQSGELRWLEQSYNQHGAGLLQQHQLQLPQRR; this is encoded by the coding sequence ATGTGTATTTGCGCTTGGAACTGGCAACCAGACAGTCAAGAACCGTTGCTGCTTATTGCCAATCGCGATGAGTTTTATCAACGCCCAGCCACTGCAGCACACTTTTGGCCAGAGTCTCCCAGCTTATTTGCTGGACAAGATCTTCAAGCTGGCGGCAGTTGGATGGGCGCCAGCCTTAACGGTAAGATTGCCCTGGTTACTAACTACCGTTCGATGCCAATGGCTGCAGCTCGGCGCTCTCGGGGCGACTTAATTCGCGACTACCTAGGCACTGATAGCAGTGCCCACCAATTCGTGCACCAACTCCGCCCGCAGGACTATCAAGGCTATAACCTACTTTTGCTCGATGACAATGGCTTGCACTACCACTCCAACCGCGGCCAAACCACGGTTACCACGTTAGAGCCCGGCCTCTACGGACTATCCAACCACCTACTCGATACACCGTGGCCCAAGGTGGAGCGATTAAAACGTGGACTCAGCGAAAACTTGGCAGTTGGCAGCGATAAAGCATTATTAGCGCTGCTGCGGGATCCAACCCAAGCTACTGCGGCAGCACTACCTAGTACTGGGGTCCCAGCATCGATGGAGCAGTTATTGTCGTCAATATTTATCCATAGTGACCAATACGGAACCCGTAATAGCTCAGTATTACGGCTCAATCAGAGCGGTGAATTACGCTGGCTGGAGCAGAGCTATAATCAGCATGGCGCTGGGTTACTTCAACAACATCAATTACAGTTGCCGCAACGACGCTAA
- a CDS encoding YgjV family protein, whose protein sequence is MTAEYWEWVGYLASVVVAISLMMSDIKKLRWWNLCGCILFVAYGSAIGATPVALVNGFIVCINVYYLIQIYRHEANQL, encoded by the coding sequence ATGACCGCCGAATATTGGGAGTGGGTAGGCTATCTAGCCTCAGTCGTAGTAGCGATATCGTTGATGATGTCTGACATCAAAAAACTGCGTTGGTGGAACCTATGTGGTTGCATCTTGTTCGTGGCCTACGGCAGCGCGATTGGGGCGACCCCAGTGGCACTGGTGAACGGCTTTATCGTCTGTATTAACGTCTACTATCTGATTCAGATCTATCGTCATGAAGCCAATCAGTTGTAA
- a CDS encoding helix-turn-helix transcriptional regulator, whose amino-acid sequence MITGNSESLFCDSKTKDFKSAVEPEKLLGQVLGDLLLIDYQIAINFIDSNMADRLVAYTCCRAIVLMNCPKNINLELLYRFNKIRGLLHSDDSELTCNKAIAHLKKGGIWLPKSLMEAFFDHHHSSQPSEAQLSNRQRQILELLLMGYDNKKIAEQLFISINTVKVHLHNIYRVFDVHNKKDVINRLNDIKQMDNIVEAKWGKS is encoded by the coding sequence ATGATTACTGGTAATAGTGAATCACTGTTTTGTGATAGCAAGACTAAAGATTTTAAAAGTGCAGTTGAGCCTGAAAAATTACTAGGGCAAGTATTGGGTGATCTGCTGCTGATTGATTATCAAATAGCAATTAATTTTATTGATTCTAATATGGCTGACCGGTTAGTTGCTTACACCTGCTGTCGAGCAATTGTGCTGATGAACTGCCCCAAAAATATTAATTTGGAGCTATTATATCGATTCAATAAAATTAGAGGGTTATTACATAGTGACGATAGCGAGCTCACATGCAACAAGGCCATTGCTCATCTTAAAAAAGGGGGGATTTGGCTCCCTAAGTCATTGATGGAAGCCTTTTTTGACCACCACCACTCATCGCAGCCCTCTGAAGCACAGTTAAGTAACCGGCAAAGACAGATCCTTGAATTATTACTTATGGGTTATGATAATAAAAAAATTGCCGAACAACTCTTCATTAGCATTAATACTGTTAAGGTTCACCTACATAATATATATCGTGTTTTTGATGTACATAATAAAAAGGATGTTATCAACAGACTTAATGATATCAAACAAATGGATAATATTGTTGAGGCAAAATGGGGTAAATCATAA
- a CDS encoding response regulator transcription factor: protein MVPLAIKVYPFGFSTNELKKIKIEADFYKIKVITIANSESELGTTEANVALVNAEWLMNSEAAMLGSMMALPWLIVSASTKPEQAWLEHYPQSRGVISLRDDSLLQRAIICISLGGYWLLGSKCGGNKVVKQQPVDLLTTKELEVLSKVKLGCRNSTIAAALCMSEHTVKSHLYHIFRKLNVHSRTEAVALAFIN from the coding sequence ATGGTGCCATTAGCGATTAAGGTTTACCCATTTGGTTTTAGCACAAATGAGTTGAAAAAGATAAAGATAGAAGCTGACTTTTATAAAATAAAGGTCATCACCATAGCCAACTCAGAAAGCGAACTCGGTACTACTGAAGCCAATGTTGCTTTAGTAAACGCAGAATGGTTAATGAATTCTGAAGCGGCAATGCTGGGTTCTATGATGGCACTTCCTTGGTTGATTGTTAGCGCTTCTACTAAACCTGAACAAGCATGGCTTGAACATTACCCTCAGAGTCGGGGAGTTATCTCTTTGCGTGATGATAGCCTATTACAACGAGCTATAATCTGTATTTCTCTCGGGGGTTATTGGTTGTTGGGTAGCAAGTGTGGTGGCAATAAAGTAGTAAAGCAGCAACCGGTTGACCTGTTAACGACTAAAGAGCTTGAAGTGTTGTCTAAGGTAAAGTTAGGTTGCCGTAATAGCACTATTGCTGCAGCTTTGTGCATGAGTGAACACACAGTGAAATCCCACCTGTATCATATATTTAGAAAGTTGAATGTTCACAGTAGAACCGAGGCTGTCGCCTTAGCATTTATTAACTAA
- a CDS encoding fimbria/pilus outer membrane usher protein, translated as MKSISNYGLRLWLALLIAPLHAEIIPFAIDVELAGRALELEGLLADDDPDYWALNGDELLQALQPLLSPAKLTEISPLMSERMISADELNGLGWPTHYDEDTLQLTVTIPIADRKRQQLNFGYTNPGVPDGFYKAQPHNFSGVVNAYLTHSHNLSDTEQFGDTLALRTGVAWGPVTLEDGHSYFYLKDGSNNGWQRDRTRLMGDLPNDTGFIQFGDIRTETDIQRQIDDDLFGLSYSYQPEYIRTYRRSNSLPFTLESAARVEIIINGEPYRTVRLAPGQYNLNDLPTTGGVNEVEVRYQDQSGLLVQHFFNVVDHPNLLQQGDIETQWVLGYRQEYDQSGVKEILDDEPVASAVFSYGLTPNWTLSPIVDWSQDNRYLGLLHYFALGDNFLSIDTNWRKQQQQELYQGAVALFVPHWPIKWLRYSNIRYELSDSNQDDSDLLHRATISTGIDIGLPNSYFSFNYNVDWQSSTVNSQRASINSNFTLPNNINAGLNFSWQEQQGRYEQNVTLSFSIPLGVAGKNLYARSRYDSQRSQLESELNLSHYDPHKDWRASVNFIDDKYESADLFYRQKLDNLNYRARLTSRNEDSDAPQRTAELGLESGIAWAGSSWALTSPIESSFTIVSLSEQMEHYALQQGDYGRLSLIRAEDGGSNSAVISIDNRGSRAFRLDSDVLEFDEELNYSDFVVYGGLRRGSSINLDLLKGYFVSGILIDKYRHPLVDKVGELVSPDNDNSYPFYTGLNGEFELDMIPEGSYHIEMYEQLGRSNSITVKVTNSDQVLIELGEITIEQ; from the coding sequence ATGAAGTCCATCTCAAACTATGGCCTTAGGCTATGGTTGGCACTGCTGATAGCCCCGTTACACGCTGAAATCATTCCATTCGCTATCGACGTTGAGCTTGCTGGACGAGCGCTAGAGCTAGAAGGATTATTGGCTGATGACGACCCAGATTATTGGGCTTTAAATGGCGATGAACTATTACAAGCCCTGCAGCCACTTCTTAGCCCCGCCAAGTTAACTGAAATCAGCCCACTAATGAGTGAACGGATGATCAGCGCCGATGAACTCAACGGCTTAGGCTGGCCAACCCATTACGATGAGGACACGTTGCAATTGACGGTGACGATTCCAATAGCGGATCGCAAACGGCAGCAATTGAATTTCGGTTACACCAACCCAGGAGTACCAGACGGATTTTATAAAGCTCAGCCACATAACTTTTCAGGGGTAGTTAATGCCTACTTAACCCACAGTCACAACCTGTCGGATACTGAACAGTTTGGCGATACTCTCGCCTTAAGAACCGGGGTGGCTTGGGGACCAGTAACCTTAGAGGATGGACACAGTTACTTCTATCTGAAAGATGGCAGTAACAATGGGTGGCAACGAGACAGAACTCGACTGATGGGCGATTTACCCAACGACACAGGGTTTATTCAATTTGGTGATATTCGGACCGAAACTGATATCCAACGGCAGATTGATGATGACCTATTTGGATTAAGTTACTCTTATCAGCCTGAGTATATCCGCACCTATCGGCGCAGCAACAGTCTGCCGTTTACATTAGAGTCGGCGGCGCGAGTCGAGATTATTATCAACGGCGAGCCATATCGAACCGTGCGCTTAGCGCCAGGGCAGTACAATCTTAATGACCTTCCCACCACTGGTGGCGTCAATGAAGTGGAGGTTCGATATCAAGACCAATCTGGGCTCCTAGTTCAACACTTCTTTAATGTGGTTGACCATCCTAATTTGCTGCAACAAGGGGATATTGAAACCCAATGGGTGTTGGGCTATCGACAAGAGTATGACCAAAGTGGAGTTAAAGAGATCCTTGATGATGAGCCTGTTGCTTCCGCCGTATTCTCCTATGGGCTAACCCCGAACTGGACTCTATCGCCGATTGTCGACTGGTCCCAAGACAACCGATACTTAGGGTTACTGCACTACTTTGCCCTAGGGGATAACTTCCTTAGTATTGATACAAACTGGCGTAAACAACAGCAACAAGAACTCTACCAAGGAGCCGTTGCGTTGTTTGTCCCACATTGGCCAATCAAGTGGTTACGCTATTCCAATATCCGCTATGAGTTAAGTGACAGTAATCAGGACGACAGCGACTTACTGCACCGAGCCACTATTTCCACTGGAATTGATATTGGCCTCCCCAACAGCTACTTCAGCTTCAATTACAACGTCGATTGGCAATCATCTACGGTCAATAGCCAACGAGCCAGCATCAACAGCAACTTTACTCTGCCTAATAACATCAATGCCGGACTCAACTTCAGCTGGCAAGAGCAACAGGGTAGGTACGAACAAAATGTGACGTTATCCTTTTCCATTCCTTTGGGAGTTGCAGGTAAAAACCTATATGCACGCAGTCGTTATGATTCGCAACGTTCTCAACTCGAAAGTGAACTCAACCTATCCCACTATGACCCGCATAAAGATTGGCGCGCATCAGTCAATTTCATCGATGATAAATATGAGAGTGCTGACCTTTTTTACCGGCAAAAATTGGATAACTTAAACTACCGTGCTCGCTTAACGAGCCGAAATGAAGACTCCGATGCCCCCCAACGCACAGCTGAACTAGGATTAGAGTCAGGCATCGCTTGGGCTGGCAGCAGTTGGGCGTTAACCTCACCTATCGAAAGCAGCTTTACCATTGTTTCCCTGTCCGAGCAGATGGAACACTATGCGTTACAACAAGGAGATTACGGGCGATTAAGCCTGATTCGGGCTGAAGATGGTGGAAGCAATAGCGCAGTAATCTCCATCGATAATCGAGGCAGTCGAGCATTCAGGCTTGATAGTGACGTGCTCGAGTTCGACGAAGAGCTGAATTATAGCGACTTTGTGGTTTATGGCGGACTGCGCCGCGGCAGTAGCATTAATTTGGACTTACTAAAGGGTTACTTTGTCAGCGGTATATTAATCGATAAGTACCGGCACCCCTTAGTCGATAAGGTCGGCGAGCTCGTCTCCCCTGATAACGATAATAGCTATCCCTTTTATACTGGTCTGAACGGCGAGTTTGAGCTCGACATGATCCCAGAGGGGTCTTATCACATCGAAATGTACGAGCAGTTAGGCCGCTCAAACTCGATAACTGTTAAGGTGACGAACTCTGACCAAGTTCTAATTGAGTTGGGTGAGATTACGATAGAACAGTAA
- a CDS encoding molecular chaperone, producing MRRLSLVMLFLPVCAWANFTISPMNQTISPKTKTISYTLENKAASRTAFEISTYHRLLDDEGREFTEPAKELRPFPARVILEPGQTKRIKLMYLGKRSLNSEVAYRVNFLQSDKDVDASELSGVKAKYQFVTALYVSPEKAMPSLNVTARQDEQLHLTLSNSGTKHKILQNWGLSLTDSSGQQHQYSHRLPDVNVLAGSHFTLTLPASSLDSGSLQAELTQQQ from the coding sequence ATGCGTCGCTTGTCTCTCGTAATGCTGTTTCTGCCCGTCTGCGCTTGGGCTAATTTCACTATCTCACCGATGAACCAGACCATCTCGCCCAAGACTAAAACCATCAGCTACACCCTTGAAAATAAAGCAGCAAGTCGAACCGCATTTGAAATCAGCACATACCACCGCTTACTCGATGATGAAGGCCGAGAGTTTACTGAACCGGCAAAGGAGTTAAGGCCATTTCCTGCCCGGGTAATACTGGAACCTGGGCAAACCAAGCGCATTAAATTAATGTATTTAGGCAAGCGCTCTCTTAATAGCGAAGTCGCTTACCGAGTCAATTTTTTGCAAAGTGATAAAGATGTAGACGCTTCAGAGTTATCGGGAGTAAAAGCAAAGTATCAATTTGTCACCGCGCTTTATGTCAGCCCAGAGAAGGCGATGCCAAGTCTCAACGTAACCGCACGACAAGATGAACAACTGCACCTAACCCTAAGTAATAGCGGCACCAAACATAAAATATTGCAAAACTGGGGGTTATCTTTAACAGACAGTAGTGGACAACAGCATCAGTACAGCCATCGCTTACCCGATGTTAATGTACTTGCTGGCAGCCACTTCACCTTAACATTGCCAGCCAGCTCTCTGGATTCAGGCTCGCTGCAAGCAGAACTTACTCAACAACAATGA